GCCGGCGCGCTGCGCGGCATGGGCGCGGTGGCCGCCGGCCTGGTGATCGCCACCGCGCTGAAGCTGGCCCGCACGCTCGACAGCCATCCGCTGGGCCGTCTGCCTGCCCTGGCGCTGGCCGCGCTGACCCTGCTGCTGGTGGGTGGCCTGCGCTGGCCGCTGGCCGCGGTGGTGCTGGGCCTGGGCGGGCTGTCGATGGCCGCGGCCGCGCTGGCGCTGCGCCGCCGCGGGGCCGGCCCATGAGCAGCGGGCCGGTCGTGGCGGCGCAGGCCTCGACCGCCTGGTTCGATCTGGCGGCACTGCTGGGCGGCGGCCGCCTGGGCGCCGCTGATCTGCTGGCGCTGTGGGGCCACTTCATGCTGCTGTCGCTGCTGTCGGTGGGCGGCGCCATGGCCGCGGCGCCCGACATGCAGCGCTGGCTGGTGGCCGAGCGCGGCTGGCTCAGCGATGGCCAGTTCACCGATGCCGTGGCCATCGCCCAGGCCGCCCCCGGCCCCAACCTGCTGTTCGTGGCCCTGGTGGGCTGGAGCACGGCCGGCGCGGCCGGCATGCTGGCGGCGATGAGCGGGCTGCTGCTGCCCTCGTCGCTGCTGGCGCTGGCCGCCGGGCGCTATGGCCGGCGCAACGCGCAATCGCTGGCAGTGCGGGCGTTCACCGCGGGCCTGGCACCGCTCACCGTGGGCCTGCTGCTGTCCACCGGTGCGGTGCTGGCCGCACCGCTGTGGCCACGGCCGGGCGCCCTGGCGCTGGTGGCGGCCAGCGCGCTGATCGCCTGGCGCACGCGCATCGGGCCGCTGTGGCTGATCGGCGGCGGCGCGCTGGCGGGCCTGGCCGGCTGGGCCTGAGGGGCTGAGAGGCTGAGAGGCTGAGAGGCTGAGGCTAGCGGCCCGGGCTGGCGGGAGTGGCCAGTGCAGCAGGTGCAGCAGGTGCAGTCGATGCGCCCGATGCGCCCGATGCGACCGGTGTCGCTGGTGTCGCTGGTGTCGCCGGTATCGCTGGCGTGTCCGGTGGCCCGGTGCGCTGAGGCACACTGGCCGGCATGCTCGACGGAATCCACGACTGGCCGCTGTTCATCGCCGCCGGCCTGCTGCTCAACATCACCCCCGGCGCCGACATGGCCCTGATCGCCAGCCGCGCCGCCAGCCAGGGCTGGCGCGCCGGTGCCGCTGCGGCGCTGGGCGTGGGCGCCGGCTGTGGCGTGCACATCGCGGCGGCGGCGCTGGGCCTGTCGGCCCTGCTGGCCGGATCGGCCACCGCCTTCACGCTGCTGCGCTGGGTGGGCGCGGCCTACCTGGTGTGGCTGGGCGTGGCGATGCTGCGCACGCGGGCGGCGCCGGCCTCGTCGCCGTTGCCGGCCTCGTCCACCGCGGCCGCTTCATCCACCGCGCCAGCCGCGCCGGCATTGCCGGCCTTGCCCGATGGCCACGTGGCCACCTTAGCGCCCACAGCGGCCGCGGCCGGCGCGCCGCCGCCGGCCTTTCGCACGGTGTTCGCCCAGGGCTTTCTGACCAATGCGCTGAATCCCAAGGTGGCCTTGTTCTTTCTGGCCTTCGTGCCGCAGTTCATCGCGGCCGATGCGCCGCACAAGGCGGCGGCCTTCGTGGCGCTGGGCGCGGTGTTCGTGCTCAACGGCACGCTGGTCAACCTGGGCCTGGCCTGGACGGTGGCCACGCTGCGCGCGCGGCTGGCGCAGCGCCCGGGCGCGGCCCGCGCCGGGCTGTGGGTGAACCGCGGCGTGGGCGCGCTGTTTGTGGCGCTGGGCCTGAAGCTGGCGCTGGGCGATCCGGCCGCGCGCGGCTGAGCACCCCGTGCGGCGTGCGCGCCGCGCGGCTGGACACCCCGTGCGGCATGTGCGCCGCGCGGCTGGGCATCCCGGCGGCGGCTGCGCCCTGCGCCCTGCGACGGGCCGGGATGGCGGTCAGGCAAACAGGCCGTGCAGAAACCAGGCCTCGTCGGCCGCGGCCTGGGCAGCACCACCGGGGCCGGCCGGGCCGGCCGCAGGCGCTTGATCGGCGCGGTGGGCGGCATCGGCCGGGGCCGCTGATGGGCCACCCGGGCGCCGGCCCGGGCTGCGGCTGCGGTAGATCC
This portion of the Aquabacterium sp. OR-4 genome encodes:
- a CDS encoding chromate transporter — protein: MSSGPVVAAQASTAWFDLAALLGGGRLGAADLLALWGHFMLLSLLSVGGAMAAAPDMQRWLVAERGWLSDGQFTDAVAIAQAAPGPNLLFVALVGWSTAGAAGMLAAMSGLLLPSSLLALAAGRYGRRNAQSLAVRAFTAGLAPLTVGLLLSTGAVLAAPLWPRPGALALVAASALIAWRTRIGPLWLIGGGALAGLAGWA
- a CDS encoding LysE family translocator; translation: MLDGIHDWPLFIAAGLLLNITPGADMALIASRAASQGWRAGAAAALGVGAGCGVHIAAAALGLSALLAGSATAFTLLRWVGAAYLVWLGVAMLRTRAAPASSPLPASSTAAASSTAPAAPALPALPDGHVATLAPTAAAAGAPPPAFRTVFAQGFLTNALNPKVALFFLAFVPQFIAADAPHKAAAFVALGAVFVLNGTLVNLGLAWTVATLRARLAQRPGAARAGLWVNRGVGALFVALGLKLALGDPAARG